In the Pseudoliparis swirei isolate HS2019 ecotype Mariana Trench chromosome 19, NWPU_hadal_v1, whole genome shotgun sequence genome, one interval contains:
- the LOC130210200 gene encoding LOW QUALITY PROTEIN: melatonin receptor type 1A-like (The sequence of the model RefSeq protein was modified relative to this genomic sequence to represent the inferred CDS: inserted 2 bases in 1 codon) encodes MHAYQNQLIQKPVNTAHRLFSRGNTACYVALVWALAVLAVAPNWSVGSLRYDPRVYSCTFXASSPYTVAVAAVHFVAPVGVVGYCYLRIWILVLRARRRVKPDSRPKIKPHDVRSFLTVFVVMLKMEPMTLRPIRKPLTWQWASPAIQPSWKMAVSTSG; translated from the exons atgcacgcgtaccaaaaccagttaattcaaaaaccagttaataccgCACACCGGCTCTTCTCCCGCGGCAACACGGCGTGCTACGTGGCGCTGGTGTGGGCGCTCGCCGTCCTCGCCGTCGCGCCCAACTGGTCGGTGGGCTCGCTGCGGTACGACCCGCGCGTGTACTCCTGCACCTT GGCGAGCTCGCCGTACACCGTCGCCGTGGCGGCGGTGCACTTCGTGGCGCCCGTCGGCGTCGTCGGCTACTGCTACCTGCGCATCTGGATCCTGGTCCTGCGGGCGCGGCGCCGCGTGAAGCCGGACTCGCGACCGAAGATCAAGCCGCACGACGTCCGCAGCTTCCTCACCGTGTTCGTGGTGATGCTGAAGATGGAGCCGATGACGCTGAGGCCCATCAGGAAGCCGCTGACCTGGCAGTGGGCGTCGCCGGCGATCCAGCCGTCGTGGAAGATGGCGGTGAGCACCAGCGGGTAG